The following proteins come from a genomic window of Corallococcus sp. NCRR:
- a CDS encoding M16 family metallopeptidase, with product MKAWVWGGLLLWAWSAASAAPFEVQRSRESPEHARLVLAPRPGTERATLHVVFTVGRYDEGGLVGLTRAAQHVMLEANRRGRYEDLVRELFGANATLTMSTGLRQSGFTLIAPRQDFDALAEHLLPRLLSPQVDAARLDDALERTGQDPSLTFADDFLESVLAVVLSTEPRFRAPVPPSAQSVLSFSDRDIAAYLSGPLSPRNAVVIAAGDFDVEALKRTVARYKGGTPSAVTRLSPQLPVTLKLPAVSDINVLAYPIELGDARQAAAARVVGALLGQRLEQRFRRLGVGYAQDASVVLTPWMDQLVLTLPARDPSALDLGPFMLEEVGAVREGRVSAEEFAQARAQVLARLRTDDRSPTEVGLALAASVHSPAWYAPELEAALTSLTLESLTQSVRGWLGEDRRIHLLFTPSVVPLRSTAGVRMRRR from the coding sequence ATGAAGGCGTGGGTCTGGGGAGGGCTGCTGCTCTGGGCCTGGAGCGCGGCGTCGGCCGCGCCCTTCGAGGTTCAACGCTCGCGGGAGTCGCCGGAGCACGCGCGCCTGGTGCTCGCGCCACGTCCCGGGACGGAGCGCGCCACGCTGCACGTCGTCTTCACCGTGGGGCGCTACGACGAGGGCGGCCTGGTGGGGCTCACCCGGGCGGCCCAGCACGTCATGCTGGAGGCCAACCGGCGCGGGCGCTACGAGGACCTGGTGCGCGAGCTGTTCGGCGCGAACGCGACCCTGACGATGTCGACGGGGCTGCGCCAGAGCGGCTTCACGCTGATCGCGCCCCGGCAGGACTTCGACGCGCTCGCGGAGCACCTGCTGCCGCGGCTGCTCTCGCCCCAGGTGGACGCCGCGCGACTGGATGACGCGCTGGAGCGCACCGGACAGGACCCCTCGCTCACCTTCGCGGACGACTTCCTGGAGTCCGTGCTGGCGGTGGTGCTCTCCACGGAGCCGCGCTTCAGGGCCCCCGTGCCGCCGAGCGCGCAGTCGGTGCTGTCCTTCTCCGACCGCGACATCGCGGCCTATCTCTCCGGCCCGTTGAGTCCTCGCAACGCGGTGGTCATCGCCGCCGGGGACTTCGACGTGGAGGCCCTGAAGCGCACCGTGGCCCGCTACAAGGGCGGGACGCCGTCGGCGGTGACGCGGCTGTCGCCCCAGCTGCCGGTGACGCTCAAGCTCCCGGCGGTGAGCGACATCAACGTGCTGGCCTACCCCATCGAGCTGGGGGACGCGCGGCAGGCCGCGGCGGCGCGGGTGGTGGGCGCGCTCCTGGGACAGCGGCTGGAGCAGCGCTTCCGCCGCCTGGGCGTGGGCTACGCGCAGGACGCGTCCGTGGTGCTGACGCCATGGATGGATCAGCTGGTGCTGACGCTGCCCGCCAGGGACCCGTCCGCGCTGGACCTGGGCCCCTTCATGCTGGAGGAGGTGGGCGCGGTGCGCGAGGGGCGCGTGAGCGCGGAGGAGTTCGCGCAGGCCCGGGCCCAGGTGCTCGCGCGGCTGCGGACGGACGACCGGAGCCCCACGGAGGTGGGGCTCGCGCTCGCGGCGAGCGTGCACTCGCCGGCCTGGTACGCGCCGGAGCTGGAGGCCGCGCTGACATCCCTCACGCTGGAGTCCCTCACGCAGTCCGTGCGGGGCTGGTTGGGCGAGGACCGCCGCATCCACCTGCTGTTCACCCCCAGCGTCGTCCCGCTCCGCTCCACGGCGGGCGTCCGGATGCGGCGGAGATAA